The proteins below are encoded in one region of Sminthopsis crassicaudata isolate SCR6 chromosome 1, ASM4859323v1, whole genome shotgun sequence:
- the LOC141554748 gene encoding olfactory receptor 13D1-like — MERTNKTAPNEFILLGLSKYPKLEIFFFVLCMIIYIVILFGNSVIIILSILDSHLHTPMYFFLSNLSFLDICYTSSFVPKMLVNFLSTRKSLSFSGCAAQMSISFAMGTTECILLAVMAYDRYVAICNPLRYPIVMNRTVYVNLAALCWLIGGVDSLFQTILIMQLPFCGKNIIDHFTCEILAVMHLACIDISLNELIMLVGTIIVTLIPLLLIIVSYVFILSTILKIRSAEGRSKAFSTCSAHLTVVIIFYGTILFMYMKPKSKASLTTDKLIAMFYGIFTPMLNPIIYSLRNKDVNAAVKKVLSRNLSLWKL, encoded by the coding sequence atggaaaggaccAATAAGACAGCTCCAAATGAATTCATTCTCCTGGGACTTTCCAAATACCCCAAACTcgagattttcttttttgtattatgcATGATAATATATATAGTCATCCTTTTTGGAAACAGTGTCATTATCATACTGAGCATTCTGGATTCCCATCTTCACACTCCCATGTACTTCTTCCTCAGTAATCTCTCCTTCCTAGATATCTGTTACACATCTTCATTTGTGCCTAAAATGCTGGTGAACTTCCTGTCAACACGAAAATCCTTGTCCTTCTCAGGATGTGCAGCCCAGATGTCAATTTCCTTTGCCATGGGAACGACAGAATGCATCCTGCTGGCTGTCATGGCTTATGACCGCTATGTGGCTATCTGTAACCCTTTAAGATATCCCATTGTCATGAACAGAACCGTTTATGTGAACCTGGCAGCTTTGTGCTGGCTAATAGGTGGTGTTGACTCTTTGTTTCAAACCATTCTTATCATGCAGTTGCCTTTTTGTGGGAAAAATATCATTGACCATTTCACCTGTGAAATACTGGCTGTCATGCACTTGGCCTGTATTGACATCTCCTTAAATGAACTCATCATGCTGGTAGGAACTATAATTGTCACCTTGATCCCTCTGCTATTAATAATTGTTTCTTATGTCTTCATCCTCTCCACCATTTTAAAGATCCGTTCTGCTGAGGGGAGAAGCAAAGCCTTTTCTACCTGCTCGGCCCACCTGACTGTTGTGATCATCTTCTATGGGACAATTCTCTTCATGTACATGAAGCCCAAGTCCAAAGCCTCACTGACCACAGATAAACTGATTGCCATGTTTTATGGGATTTTTACTCCAATGCTCAATCCCATCATCTATAGTTTGAGGAACAAGGATGTGAACGCTGCAGTGAAAAAAGTGCTAAGCAGAAATCTGTCCTTATGGAAACTGTGA